In Denticeps clupeoides chromosome 1, fDenClu1.1, whole genome shotgun sequence, a single window of DNA contains:
- the LOC114799141 gene encoding zinc finger protein 420-like isoform X3, translating to MTPAPIMDPSLSLSSTEARTVAQNNTVPLKMLSVVLTRLDHHKTLEPTGSDEKNVSISSAGTNVIKRRPKNTTAVMFQCKDFTKTFRQIGKLHSHQRIHTGKKPYQCVECGKSFTRATSFTIHQRKHTGENPYQCVECGKSFSQLSSLKRHQRIHTGEKPYQCVECGKSFSRASHLNLHQRIHSGEKPYQCVECGKSFSQASHLNLHQRIHSGEKPYQCVECGKSFTRATSLTIHQRKHTGEKPYQCVECGKSFTRATSLTIHQRKHTGEKPYQCVECGKSFSRALHLNLHQRIHSGEKPYQCVECGKSFTRATNLTIHQRIHTGEKPYQCVECGKSFSQLSSLKTHQRIHTGEMPYECVECRKSFSHATNLKLHQRKHTGEKPYQCVECRKSFSRATSFKLHQRIHTGEKPYQCAECGKSFSQAPHLKLHQRIHSGEKPYQCVECRKSFSRATSFKLHQRIHTGEKPYQCAECGKSFSQAPHLKLHQRIHSGEKPYQCVECGKSFSQAPHLKLHQRIHFGENPY from the exons atgactccg GCTCCCAttatggatcccagtctgtctctgtcatcAACTGAGGCCAGGACCGTAGCCCAGAACAACACTGTTCCACTGAAGATGCTATCCGTTGTTCTTACACGACTGGACCACCATAAAactctggaaccaacaggaagtgaCGAGAAGAACGTCTCCATCTCTTCTG CTGGAACCAATGTCATCAAGCGAAGACCAAAGAACACAACTGCAGTGATGTTTCAATGCAAAGATTTTACCAAGACTTTCAGACAAATAGGAAAACTTCACtcacaccagaggatacatactggaaagaagccctaccagtgtgtggagtgtgggaagagctttacaCGTGCAACAAGTTTTACAATTCACCAGAGgaaacatactggagagaatccctaccagtgtgtggagtgtgggaagagcttttcacaACTGTCAAGCCTTAAaagacaccagaggatacatactggtgagaagccctaccagtgtgtagagtgtgggaagagcttttcacgagcatcacaccttaacttacaccagaggatacattctggagaaaagccctaccagtgtgtagagtgtgggaagagcttttcacaagcatcacaccttaacttacaccagaggatacattctggagaaaagccctaccagtgtgtagagtgtgggaagagctttacaCGTGCAACAAGTCTTACAATTCACCAGAGGAAacatactggtgagaagccctaccagtgtgtagagtgtgggaagagctttacaCGTGCAACAAGTCTTACAATTCACCAGAGGAAacatactggtgagaagccctaccagtgtgtagagtgtgggaagagcttttcacGGGCATTACACCTTAActtacaccagaggatacattctggagaaaagccctaccagtgtgtagagtgtgggaagagctttacaCGTGCAACAAATCTTACAATTCACCAGAGGATtcacactggtgagaagccctaccagtgtgtagagtgtgggaagagcttttcacaATTGTCAAGccttaaaacacaccagaggattCACACTGGTGAGATGCCCTACGAGTGTGTAGAGTGTAGGAAGAGCTTTTCACATGCAACAAATTTAAAAttacaccagaggaaacatactggtgagaagccctaccagtgtgtagagtgtagGAAGAGCTTTTCACGTGCAACAAGTTTTAaattacaccagaggatacatactggtgaaaagccctaccaatgtgcagagtgtgggaagagcttttcacaAGCACCACACCTTAaattacaccagaggatacattctggagaaaagccctaccagtgtgtagagtgtagGAAGAGCTTTTCACGTGCAACAAGTTTTAaattacaccagaggatacatactggtgaaaagccctaccaatgtgcagagtgtgggaagagcttttcacaAGCACCACACCTTAaattacaccagaggatacattctggagaaaagccctaccagtgtgtagagtgtgggaagagcttttcacaAGCACCACACCTTAaattacaccagaggatacattttggagagAATCCCTACTAG
- the LOC114799234 gene encoding zinc finger protein 664-like, with protein MDPIPSLCSTETIKVAQNYTHVPLKILPVVLTQLDHDKTLKPTGSDEKNVSISSAGTKVIKGRPKNTTAETFQCKHFSESFRQIEKPHSHLRIHTEKKPYQCVECGKSFLRATNFNEHQRIHTGEKPFQCVACGKSFSRTSHLNIHMRVHTGEKPYVCVECGSSFSHALSFKVHQRTHTGEKPYKCVDCGKSFSQRSHLKGHLRMHIGEKPYQCVACGKSFSRASHLNIHMRVHTGEKPYVCVECGSSFSHALSFKVHQRTHTGEKPYKCVDCGKSFSQRSHLNGHQRTHTGEKPYQCVEYGKNFSHATHFKAHERIHAGEKPYVCVKCGKGFSCSSNLKGHQRIHTGEKPYRCGECGKSFFCSTDLKVHQRKHTGEKPYQCVECGKSFSQVSNRNTHVRIHHTGEKPCVSSVGKDRH; from the exons ATGGATCCCATTCCGTCTCTGTGTTCCACTGAGACCATAAAGGTagcccagaactacacacaTGTTCCACTGAAGATATTACCAGTTGTTCTTACACAATTGGACCACGATAAGACACTGAAACCAACAGGAAGTGACGAGAAGAACGTCTCCATCTCTTCTG CTGGAACCAAAGTAATCAAGGGAAGACCCAAGAACACAACTGCAGAGACGTTCCAATGCAAACATTTTAGCGAGAGTTTTAGACAAATAGAAAAACCTCATTCGCACCTGAGGATACATACTGAaaagaagccctaccagtgtgtagagtgtgggaagagttttttaAGAGCAACAAACTTTAAcgaacaccagaggatacacactggtgagaagcccttccagtgtgtagcgtgtgggaagagtttttcacgaaCATCACATTTGAATATTCACATGAGGGTACATACAGGAGAGAagccgtatgtgtgtgtagagtgcGGTAGCAGTTTTTCACATGCACTGTCCTTTAAAgtacaccagaggacacatactggtgagaagccctacAAGTGTGTGgattgtgggaagagtttttcacaacgATCACACCTTAAAGGACACCTGAGGATGCATATtggtgagaagccctaccagtgtgtagcgtgtgggaagagtttttcacggGCATCACATTTGAATATCCACATGAGGGTacatactggtgagaagccgtatgtgtgtgtagagtgcGGTAGCAGTTTTTCACATGCACTGTCCTTTAAAgtacaccagaggacacatactggtgagaagccctacAAGTGTGTGgattgtgggaagagtttttcacaacgATCACACCTTAACGgtcaccagaggacacatactggtgagaagccctaccagtgtgtagagtatGGGAAGAATTTTTCACATGCAACACACTTTAAAGCACACGAGAGGATACATGCTGGTGAGAagccgtatgtgtgtgtaaagtgtggtaAGGGTTTTTCGTGTTCATCAAACCTTAAAggacaccagaggatacatactggagagaagccctaccggtgtggagagtgtgggaagagctttttCTGTTCAACAGACCTTAAAgtacaccagaggaaacatactggtgagaagccctaccagtgtgtagagtgtgggaagagcttttcacaGGTATCAAATCGGAATACTCACGTGAGGATACATCATACAGGAGAGAAGCCATGTGTGTCCAGTGTGGGAAAAGACAGGCACTAA
- the LOC114799117 gene encoding E3 ubiquitin-protein ligase TRIM39-like → MASSSSFLSEEQLRCSICLDVFTDPVSTPCGHNFCMGCIKEYWDNCSKTQCPVCKEIYHERPNLCVNTFISELVARFRKLAPENLSSVTELHSKAAVSCDPCTDQAIKSCLGGVVSFFKTRLKLQMVTKKKKHNRMDPVENTCVKHESPLQFFCKDDQMCVCQFCTEGDHKGHNTVPIEEECGEKKFYLMKTQTEFQEMIQERRRKIQDIKNAVAIRKKSTKEEISTSVKVFNSLLCSIETSQDDLVDVMKDEQRAAERQAEGLIKDLQKEITALQRRNSELEKISHTEDHLHLLQIYPTLCSPPHTKNWADVRTDPELWTVKVCEARMKTLRRAVSELNQLFNKEMEKLGEAQLKVVQIHAVDVTLDPDSAETKLILSADGKQVTHGDKRQNLPNKPERFYPCVCVLGKEGFSSGRFYYEVEVGGKSGWTLGVVTESINRKGKITMSPTNGYWTVCLRNGNVYTACASPSVPLCLSKKAQKVGVFVDYEEGLVSFYDVENSSHIYSFTGQTFSEKLHPLFCPGLNEGGKNAAPLIISPVTHTE, encoded by the exons ATGGCTTCCTCCAGCAGTTTCCTGTCTGAAGAGCAGCTCCGGTGCTCCATCTGTCTTGACGTGTTCACTGATCCAGTCTCTACTCCATGTGGACACAACTTCTGCATGGGCTGTATAAAGGAGTACTGGGATAACTGTAGTAAAACCCAGTGTCCTGTGTGTAAAGAAATTTACCATGAAAGACCTAATCTTTGTGTCAACACTTTTATATCTGAGTTAGTTGCTCGGTTCAGGAAGTTGGCACCTGAGAATCTCAGCAGCGTTACAGAACTTCACTCCAAAGCTGCCGTGTCATGTGACCCCTGCACTGATCAGGCCATTAAATCCTGTCTGGGTGGCGTAGTTTCCTTCTTTAAAACTCGCCTCAAGCTTCAAATGGTGACcaaaaagaagaaacacaaCCGGATGGACCCTGTGGAGAACACATGTGTAAAACACGAGAGTCCCCTTCAGTTCTTCTGTAAAGATgaccagatgtgtgtgtgtcagttctgtACTGAAGGAGACCACAAAGGTCACAATACTGTTCCTATAGAGGAGGAGTGTGGAGAGAAGAAG TTTTATCTGAtgaagacacagacagagtttCAGGAGATGATCCAGGAGAGACGCAGAAAAATTCAGGATATTAAAAATGCTGTAGCGATTAGGAAG AAAAGCACAAAGGAGGAGATCTCAACCAGTGTGAAGGTCTTCAATTCTCTGCTGTGCTCCATTGAGACAAGCCAGGATGATCTGGTGGATGTGATGAAGGATGAGCAgagagctgcagagaggcaggCTGAAGGGCTGATTAAAGATCTGCAGAAAGAGATCACTGCGCTCCAGAGGAGGAACAGTGAGCTGGAGAAGATCTCACACACTGAGGATCACCTCCACCTCCTACAg ATTtacccaacactgtgcagccctCCACACACCAAGAACTGGGCTGATGTCAGAACTGATCCTGAGCTGTGGACAGTGAAGGTGTGTGAGGCGAGGATGAAGACTCTGAGGAGAGCCGTGTCAGAGCTGAATCAACTATTCAACAAGGAAATGGAGAAACTTGGTGAAGCAC AACTGAAAGTGGTGCAAATACATGCAg TGGACGTGACTCTGGATCCTGATTCAGCTGAAACCAAACTCATCCTGTCTGCTGATGGGAAACAAGTGACACATGGAGACAAACGACAGAATCTCCCTAATAAACCAGAGAGGTTTTATCCGTGTGTCTGCGTCCTGGGAAAGGAGGGTTTCTCCTCAGGGAGATTTTACTATGAGGTGGAGGTCGGGGGGAAGTCTGGGTGGACTTTAGGAGTGGTTACAGAGTCGATTAACAGGAAAGGGAAGATTACAATGTCTCCTACGAATGGATACTGGACTGTGTGTCTGAGGAACGGAAATGTGTATACAGCGTGTGCAAGTCCTTCAGTCCCCCTCTGTCTGAGTAAGAAGGCCCAGAAGGTGGGGGTGTTTGTGGATTATGAGGAGGGTCTGGTCTCCTTTTATGATGTGGAGAACAGCTCTCATATTTACTCTTTTACTGGTCAGACCTTCTCTGAGAAACTCCATCCACTGTTTTGCCCTGGTCTTAATGAAGGAGGTAAAAACGCAGCACCACTCATCATctctcctgtcactcacactGAATGA
- the LOC114799141 gene encoding zinc finger protein 883-like isoform X1 — MAARTHREAQRLSSFCSFAAPIMDPSLSLSSTEARTVAQNNTVPLKMLSVVLTRLDHHKTLEPTGSDEKNVSISSAGTNVIKRRPKNTTAVMFQCKDFTKTFRQIGKLHSHQRIHTGKKPYQCVECGKSFTRATSFTIHQRKHTGENPYQCVECGKSFSQLSSLKRHQRIHTGEKPYQCVECGKSFSRASHLNLHQRIHSGEKPYQCVECGKSFSQASHLNLHQRIHSGEKPYQCVECGKSFTRATSLTIHQRKHTGEKPYQCVECGKSFTRATSLTIHQRKHTGEKPYQCVECGKSFSRALHLNLHQRIHSGEKPYQCVECGKSFTRATNLTIHQRIHTGEKPYQCVECGKSFSQLSSLKTHQRIHTGEMPYECVECRKSFSHATNLKLHQRKHTGEKPYQCVECRKSFSRATSFKLHQRIHTGEKPYQCAECGKSFSQAPHLKLHQRIHSGEKPYQCVECRKSFSRATSFKLHQRIHTGEKPYQCAECGKSFSQAPHLKLHQRIHSGEKPYQCVECGKSFSQAPHLKLHQRIHFGENPY, encoded by the exons atggcggcgcgtacacatcgcgaggctcagcgtctctccagtttctgcagttttgcg GCTCCCAttatggatcccagtctgtctctgtcatcAACTGAGGCCAGGACCGTAGCCCAGAACAACACTGTTCCACTGAAGATGCTATCCGTTGTTCTTACACGACTGGACCACCATAAAactctggaaccaacaggaagtgaCGAGAAGAACGTCTCCATCTCTTCTG CTGGAACCAATGTCATCAAGCGAAGACCAAAGAACACAACTGCAGTGATGTTTCAATGCAAAGATTTTACCAAGACTTTCAGACAAATAGGAAAACTTCACtcacaccagaggatacatactggaaagaagccctaccagtgtgtggagtgtgggaagagctttacaCGTGCAACAAGTTTTACAATTCACCAGAGgaaacatactggagagaatccctaccagtgtgtggagtgtgggaagagcttttcacaACTGTCAAGCCTTAAaagacaccagaggatacatactggtgagaagccctaccagtgtgtagagtgtgggaagagcttttcacgagcatcacaccttaacttacaccagaggatacattctggagaaaagccctaccagtgtgtagagtgtgggaagagcttttcacaagcatcacaccttaacttacaccagaggatacattctggagaaaagccctaccagtgtgtagagtgtgggaagagctttacaCGTGCAACAAGTCTTACAATTCACCAGAGGAAacatactggtgagaagccctaccagtgtgtagagtgtgggaagagctttacaCGTGCAACAAGTCTTACAATTCACCAGAGGAAacatactggtgagaagccctaccagtgtgtagagtgtgggaagagcttttcacGGGCATTACACCTTAActtacaccagaggatacattctggagaaaagccctaccagtgtgtagagtgtgggaagagctttacaCGTGCAACAAATCTTACAATTCACCAGAGGATtcacactggtgagaagccctaccagtgtgtagagtgtgggaagagcttttcacaATTGTCAAGccttaaaacacaccagaggattCACACTGGTGAGATGCCCTACGAGTGTGTAGAGTGTAGGAAGAGCTTTTCACATGCAACAAATTTAAAAttacaccagaggaaacatactggtgagaagccctaccagtgtgtagagtgtagGAAGAGCTTTTCACGTGCAACAAGTTTTAaattacaccagaggatacatactggtgaaaagccctaccaatgtgcagagtgtgggaagagcttttcacaAGCACCACACCTTAaattacaccagaggatacattctggagaaaagccctaccagtgtgtagagtgtagGAAGAGCTTTTCACGTGCAACAAGTTTTAaattacaccagaggatacatactggtgaaaagccctaccaatgtgcagagtgtgggaagagcttttcacaAGCACCACACCTTAaattacaccagaggatacattctggagaaaagccctaccagtgtgtagagtgtgggaagagcttttcacaAGCACCACACCTTAaattacaccagaggatacattttggagagAATCCCTACTAG
- the LOC114799141 gene encoding zinc finger protein 420-like isoform X4, with the protein MDPSLSLSSTEARTVAQNNTVPLKMLSVVLTRLDHHKTLEPTGSDEKNVSISSAGTNVIKRRPKNTTAVMFQCKDFTKTFRQIGKLHSHQRIHTGKKPYQCVECGKSFTRATSFTIHQRKHTGENPYQCVECGKSFSQLSSLKRHQRIHTGEKPYQCVECGKSFSRASHLNLHQRIHSGEKPYQCVECGKSFSQASHLNLHQRIHSGEKPYQCVECGKSFTRATSLTIHQRKHTGEKPYQCVECGKSFTRATSLTIHQRKHTGEKPYQCVECGKSFSRALHLNLHQRIHSGEKPYQCVECGKSFTRATNLTIHQRIHTGEKPYQCVECGKSFSQLSSLKTHQRIHTGEMPYECVECRKSFSHATNLKLHQRKHTGEKPYQCVECRKSFSRATSFKLHQRIHTGEKPYQCAECGKSFSQAPHLKLHQRIHSGEKPYQCVECRKSFSRATSFKLHQRIHTGEKPYQCAECGKSFSQAPHLKLHQRIHSGEKPYQCVECGKSFSQAPHLKLHQRIHFGENPY; encoded by the exons atggatcccagtctgtctctgtcatcAACTGAGGCCAGGACCGTAGCCCAGAACAACACTGTTCCACTGAAGATGCTATCCGTTGTTCTTACACGACTGGACCACCATAAAactctggaaccaacaggaagtgaCGAGAAGAACGTCTCCATCTCTTCTG CTGGAACCAATGTCATCAAGCGAAGACCAAAGAACACAACTGCAGTGATGTTTCAATGCAAAGATTTTACCAAGACTTTCAGACAAATAGGAAAACTTCACtcacaccagaggatacatactggaaagaagccctaccagtgtgtggagtgtgggaagagctttacaCGTGCAACAAGTTTTACAATTCACCAGAGgaaacatactggagagaatccctaccagtgtgtggagtgtgggaagagcttttcacaACTGTCAAGCCTTAAaagacaccagaggatacatactggtgagaagccctaccagtgtgtagagtgtgggaagagcttttcacgagcatcacaccttaacttacaccagaggatacattctggagaaaagccctaccagtgtgtagagtgtgggaagagcttttcacaagcatcacaccttaacttacaccagaggatacattctggagaaaagccctaccagtgtgtagagtgtgggaagagctttacaCGTGCAACAAGTCTTACAATTCACCAGAGGAAacatactggtgagaagccctaccagtgtgtagagtgtgggaagagctttacaCGTGCAACAAGTCTTACAATTCACCAGAGGAAacatactggtgagaagccctaccagtgtgtagagtgtgggaagagcttttcacGGGCATTACACCTTAActtacaccagaggatacattctggagaaaagccctaccagtgtgtagagtgtgggaagagctttacaCGTGCAACAAATCTTACAATTCACCAGAGGATtcacactggtgagaagccctaccagtgtgtagagtgtgggaagagcttttcacaATTGTCAAGccttaaaacacaccagaggattCACACTGGTGAGATGCCCTACGAGTGTGTAGAGTGTAGGAAGAGCTTTTCACATGCAACAAATTTAAAAttacaccagaggaaacatactggtgagaagccctaccagtgtgtagagtgtagGAAGAGCTTTTCACGTGCAACAAGTTTTAaattacaccagaggatacatactggtgaaaagccctaccaatgtgcagagtgtgggaagagcttttcacaAGCACCACACCTTAaattacaccagaggatacattctggagaaaagccctaccagtgtgtagagtgtagGAAGAGCTTTTCACGTGCAACAAGTTTTAaattacaccagaggatacatactggtgaaaagccctaccaatgtgcagagtgtgggaagagcttttcacaAGCACCACACCTTAaattacaccagaggatacattctggagaaaagccctaccagtgtgtagagtgtgggaagagcttttcacaAGCACCACACCTTAaattacaccagaggatacattttggagagAATCCCTACTAG
- the LOC114799141 gene encoding zinc finger protein 883-like isoform X2: protein MDKPRTGARSSESEQPLAPIMDPSLSLSSTEARTVAQNNTVPLKMLSVVLTRLDHHKTLEPTGSDEKNVSISSAGTNVIKRRPKNTTAVMFQCKDFTKTFRQIGKLHSHQRIHTGKKPYQCVECGKSFTRATSFTIHQRKHTGENPYQCVECGKSFSQLSSLKRHQRIHTGEKPYQCVECGKSFSRASHLNLHQRIHSGEKPYQCVECGKSFSQASHLNLHQRIHSGEKPYQCVECGKSFTRATSLTIHQRKHTGEKPYQCVECGKSFTRATSLTIHQRKHTGEKPYQCVECGKSFSRALHLNLHQRIHSGEKPYQCVECGKSFTRATNLTIHQRIHTGEKPYQCVECGKSFSQLSSLKTHQRIHTGEMPYECVECRKSFSHATNLKLHQRKHTGEKPYQCVECRKSFSRATSFKLHQRIHTGEKPYQCAECGKSFSQAPHLKLHQRIHSGEKPYQCVECRKSFSRATSFKLHQRIHTGEKPYQCAECGKSFSQAPHLKLHQRIHSGEKPYQCVECGKSFSQAPHLKLHQRIHFGENPY from the exons ATGGATAAACCCCGAACTGGAGCGCGTTCTTCAGAAAGTGAACAACCTCTC GCTCCCAttatggatcccagtctgtctctgtcatcAACTGAGGCCAGGACCGTAGCCCAGAACAACACTGTTCCACTGAAGATGCTATCCGTTGTTCTTACACGACTGGACCACCATAAAactctggaaccaacaggaagtgaCGAGAAGAACGTCTCCATCTCTTCTG CTGGAACCAATGTCATCAAGCGAAGACCAAAGAACACAACTGCAGTGATGTTTCAATGCAAAGATTTTACCAAGACTTTCAGACAAATAGGAAAACTTCACtcacaccagaggatacatactggaaagaagccctaccagtgtgtggagtgtgggaagagctttacaCGTGCAACAAGTTTTACAATTCACCAGAGgaaacatactggagagaatccctaccagtgtgtggagtgtgggaagagcttttcacaACTGTCAAGCCTTAAaagacaccagaggatacatactggtgagaagccctaccagtgtgtagagtgtgggaagagcttttcacgagcatcacaccttaacttacaccagaggatacattctggagaaaagccctaccagtgtgtagagtgtgggaagagcttttcacaagcatcacaccttaacttacaccagaggatacattctggagaaaagccctaccagtgtgtagagtgtgggaagagctttacaCGTGCAACAAGTCTTACAATTCACCAGAGGAAacatactggtgagaagccctaccagtgtgtagagtgtgggaagagctttacaCGTGCAACAAGTCTTACAATTCACCAGAGGAAacatactggtgagaagccctaccagtgtgtagagtgtgggaagagcttttcacGGGCATTACACCTTAActtacaccagaggatacattctggagaaaagccctaccagtgtgtagagtgtgggaagagctttacaCGTGCAACAAATCTTACAATTCACCAGAGGATtcacactggtgagaagccctaccagtgtgtagagtgtgggaagagcttttcacaATTGTCAAGccttaaaacacaccagaggattCACACTGGTGAGATGCCCTACGAGTGTGTAGAGTGTAGGAAGAGCTTTTCACATGCAACAAATTTAAAAttacaccagaggaaacatactggtgagaagccctaccagtgtgtagagtgtagGAAGAGCTTTTCACGTGCAACAAGTTTTAaattacaccagaggatacatactggtgaaaagccctaccaatgtgcagagtgtgggaagagcttttcacaAGCACCACACCTTAaattacaccagaggatacattctggagaaaagccctaccagtgtgtagagtgtagGAAGAGCTTTTCACGTGCAACAAGTTTTAaattacaccagaggatacatactggtgaaaagccctaccaatgtgcagagtgtgggaagagcttttcacaAGCACCACACCTTAaattacaccagaggatacattctggagaaaagccctaccagtgtgtagagtgtgggaagagcttttcacaAGCACCACACCTTAaattacaccagaggatacattttggagagAATCCCTACTAG